AATGGTTGCCATTCCACAAATTTCAGAAAATGAAGTATTAATTAAAGTAAAAGCAACATCAATTTGTGGGACTGATGTTCATATTTATAAATGGGATGAGTGGTCAGCAAGTAGAGTAAATCCACCTTATATTTTTGGTCATGAGTTTTCTGGAGAAGTTGTTGAGATTGGAGAAAGGGTGACAAATGTTAAAGTGGGTGATTCTGTTTCCGCGGAAACACATTTAGTTTGTGGAAAATGTCCGCAGTGTTTAACGGGTAAAGCACATATTTGTAAAGATACTAAAATCATTGGTGTTGATACTGGAGGGTGTTTTGCAGAGTTTGTTGCCTTGCCTTCAACAAATTTATGGAAAAATCCTAAAGATATGCCATATGATATTGCCTCTATTCAGGAACCAATGGGTAATGCTGTTCACACTGTATTAGCAGGCGATGTGATTGGTAAAGCGGTTGCTGTTATCGGGTGTGGCCCAATTGGAATTATGGCTGTAGGAATAGCAAAAGCTGCTGGTGCTGCTCAGGTGATTGCAGTAGATATAAATGAATATCGATTACAGCTAGCAAAACAACTCGGTGCAACGACAATTGTGAATTCGAAATGCCAAGATCCTTTACGAGTTGTTAATGATTTAACTGACGGTCATGGAGTAGAGGTTGTATGTGAAATGTCAGGTCATCCTGTTGCAATTAACCAAGGGTTTAAAATGGTAACAAATGGAGGGCGTGTGTCGATTCTAAGTTTACCTACTAAACCTGTTGAATTTGATGTAACAAACGATATAGTATTTAAGGGGATTACAATTCAAGGGATAACAGGTAGAAAAATGTTTGAAACATGGAAGCAAGTTTCTGCCTTAATTCATTCAGGTCAGGTCAATGTAAAACCACTTATTACACATAGATTTCCATTAGAGCAATATGAAAAAGGTTTTGATTTAATGATGGATGGTAATTGTGGAAAGGTTGTTTTACATCCATAAATGAAAGCACTTACAAAGGTGATCATAAGATTATATAGATCTATTTTATAGGAGGAAATTTAAATGAACAGTTTTGAGTTTTTACAATCAGAGTTAGAAGAAATGAAGAAGGAAGGAACATTTCGACAATTAACCCCCTTAGAATCTGACCAGTCAGCAAGAGTTGTTATTAATGGTAAAAAAGTTATCCAATTATCTTCTAATAATTATTTAGGTTTAACTTCGCATCCTCGCTTACGAACTGCGGCACTTAAAGCTGTAGAAAACTATGGTGCAGGAACAGGGTCAGTACGAACGATTGCTGGTACTTTTACTATGCATAAAGATTTAGAGGAAAAACTTGCTCAGTTTAAACATACTGAATCATCATTAGTATTTCAATCCGGATTTACTACAAACCAAGGGGTACTTTCCTCTATTTTAACTAGCGAGGATGTTGTAATATCAGATGAATTAAATCATGCATCCATAATTGATGGTATTCGGTTAACAAAGGCAGCTAGAAAGGTTTATAAACACGTAGACATGTTTGATCTTGAAAGAGCACTAAAAGAATCAGAGAATTATAGAGTCCGTGTTATTGTGACGGATGGCGTATTCTCTATGGATGGTAATATTGCCCCTTTACCTGGCATTGTAGAATTAGCCGAAAAATACGATGCATTGGTAATGGTTGATGATGCACATGCTTCAGGCGTATTAGGAGAAAATGGGCGAGGTACGGTTAACCATTTTGGCTTAGATGGTCGTGTTCATATACAAGTAGGAACGTTAAGTAAAGCAATAGGTGTTTTGGGAGGATATGTAGCTGGACCAAGAACACTTATTGATTATTTAATTCATAAAGGCAGACCATTTTTATTTAGTACATCTCACCCACCGGCAGTTACAGCCGCTTGTATAGAAGCAATAAAGGTTTTAGTAGATGAACCACAACTAATTAATAGACTATGGGAAAATACAAGGTTTTTTAAAGATGGTTTGGCGAAACTTGGATTTAACACTGGGAATAGTGAAACTCCTATAACTCCGATCATTGTTGGAGATGAAGCATTAGCACACAGCTTTTCTGACAAATTGCTGGAGTATGGGGTGTTTGCGCAAGGGATTGCTTTTCCTACTGTGGCTAAAGGTCACGCGCGCGTTCGGACAATTGTTACAGCAGAGCATTCAATAGAGGATCTTGAAGAGGCTCTTAATGTGTTTGAAAAAGCAGGAAAAGAATTGAAGATTATCTAAATTTTTCTTTTACAGCACTACAAATAGTGCTGTATTTTTTTGTAAGCGCATATTTACACTAAACAATCAGACTAAAGTCTGGATTGAATACACCTAAAGCCTTTTGTAATCGACACGGTTCTTCAAATATCGGGTAGTGACAGGCACCACAAAGTATAAAAACTTTATTTTCTGCCATTTTTCAGAAAGAAAGAAATGAAGTAAACTAGACTAAGAAGGAAATGTAATAATAATAGATTAAATATGCAAGGTGAGAAAAAATGAAAATAATTATAGCTGAAAAACCTGACCAGGCTTCCACCCTATGTGCACAATTTCAAAGAGTAAAGCGGGACGGTTATTTTGAGGTGAAACCTAATGAACTGTTTCCAGAAGGTGCTTTTTTCACGTGGTTTATAGGTCACCTAACGCAATTAAGTAATCCAGAAGCTTATAAACCAGAATGGAAAAAATGGTCTATTTCAATGCTGCCTATAATTCCAGAAAGGTTTCAATACGAAGTAACGAAATCAAAATCAAAACAGTTTTATATTATTAAACAGCTATTAAACAATCCAAACGTAACAGAAATTATTCATGCGGGTGATGCTGGACGTGAAGGGGAGTTAATTATCAGGAATATTATCCATTTATCAGGTGTGAAAAAGCCCATAAAAAGATTATGGATTTCCTCATTAACACCAGCCGCTATACAAACGGGATTTCGACAGTTATTAGACGATGAAAAAACAAAAAATCTCTTTTATGAGGCTTATTCGCGTGCCTGTGCAGATTGGCTCGTTGGAATGAATGCCTCTAGAATCTATTCTTTATTGCTAAAAGAACGTGGTATGAATGATGTATTTTCAGCGGGGAGAGTTCAGACTCCTACACTTGCACTGATTGTTAAAAGAGAAAAGGAAATTGATTCTTTTAATCCTGAACCATTTTGGGAGGTTATTGCAACATTTAACATTAACGGCAAGAAATATAAAGGGAAATGGCATAAAGATCAGCAAACACGTGTGATGGATAAGGAACTAGCAAATAAAATAGCGGCGTTTTGCACAGGAAAACCTGCTGAAATTAAAGATTTGATAACTGAAAGAAAAGAATATCAACCACCTATGCTTTTTAATTTGTCCTCTCTACAGGCAACAGCAAACAAAGCATTTAAGTTTTCACCTAAGAAAACATTAGATATTGTTCAATCACTCTATCAAAAGGGAATCGTTTCTTATCCACGAAGTGATTCAACGTATGTAACAGAGGGAGAGGCGGAACAATTTCCAGAGATTCTACAGAAGCTAAGAGGATTTGATCAATATAAAGAACTCTTTCCTTTGCCAGTTTCAACAATAGTAAAAAACCCTCGTTATGTGAACGAAAAAAAGGTAACTGATCACTACGCAATTATCCCAACTGAGCAAGTTAGGGACCCTAAAAAGCTTTCTTCTGATGAAGAAAAAATTTATGACATGATTGTGAGAAGACTAATAGCTGCCCATTATGAAAAGGCAATTTTTGATTATTCCACGTTAATAACCCTTGTTGATGGACGTGCAGAATTTATAACAAAAGGGAAGCAGCAAATTCAAGAAGGCTGGCGTAAAGTCATCTATCAAAATGACAAAGATAAGGATGAGCTTTTACCCAATCTCAAAAAGGGAGACTCCGGACATGTTGATAAGGTGGAAACAAAGGAAGGAAAAACCCAGCCACCAAAACGATATACAGAAGGACAATTAATTACCTTAATGAAAACTGCTGGTAAATATCTAGATAATGATGAACTTGAAAAAGTACTAAGTAAGGTAGAAGGCTTAGGAACTGAAGCAACAAGAGCAGGAATTATCACAATGCTAAAAGATCGTAAATATATCGATATAAAAAGAAATCAAGTATTTGCAACAGATAAAGCAAAAGTTCTTATTGAAGCAGTAGGAGATCATATTTTGGCTTCACCTGAAATGACAGCAAAATGGGAACAACGCTTATCAGAAATTGGAGAAGGTCAAGCATCTCCATCCGTTTTTATGGAGCAGACAAAAAAATTGTCAACTAAAATAGTATCGGATGCTATAGACATCTCTACAAGTTGGCGTTTTGAAGGTTTGAAAGTAGAATCAATTCAGAGAACATCTTCGAAATATTCTTTAGGAAAGAAAATAGGAAAATGTAAGTTCTGTGATGGAAATGTAGTTGACAAAGGAGAGTTCTACGGTTGTTCAAACTATAAAACAAATCAATGCAGATTTACAATTTCGAAAAAAATACTTGGTAAAAAAATCTCACAAACAAATGCTCAAAGATTGTTAAGTGAAGGTCAGTCCAATGTTATTAAAGGATTTAAAAAGGGTGATAAAACCTTTGATGCAAGGCTTGAATGGAAGGATAACAAAGTACAATTCCTTTTTGAAGATAATAATGTAAAAAAATAGATTCGCATTTTGTCGCAAAAACATGTACAATTCTTTACAGTATGGTTAAAAGATTGTGTTCTAACGCTATTATCGATATACTATTAAGTTGTATGTTTCTATATATTTTAAGTTAGTGAATGAAGAATTGCCTTTTTAAAAGATTATAATAAGCGCAATTTGAAAGGAGAATTGCATAATGAATGAACAACAGCGCAAGGAAAGTACTCAAGTAAACCCATCGGACAAAAAATCCGAAAAGGACTACAGCCAGTATTTCCAAGCCGTATATATGCCGCCTTCTCTAAAAGATGCGAAGAAGCGTGGAAAAGAAGATGTAAAATATGATGGATTTTCGATTCCAGAAGAATTTAAAGGAATGGGACAAGGCCGTAAGTTTTATATTCGCACATATGGGTGTCAGATGAATGAACATGACACAGAGGTAATGGCAGGGATTTTCATGGCATTGGGCTATGAGCCAACAGACGGTGTTGAAGATGCAAACGTGATTCTTCTAAACACATGTGCTATTCGTGAAAATGCAGAAAACAAAGTGTTTGGTGAATTAGGACACTTAAAAACATTAAAAAAAGAAAGACCAGATCTTTTATTAGGTGTTTGCGGCTGTATGTCACAAGAGGAATCGGTTGTGAATCGTATTCTTAAGGTACATCCTTTTGTTGATATGATTTTTGGCACACATAACATCCATCGTTTACCACAAATTTTGAATGAAGCTTATCTTTCAAAAGAAATGGTTGTTGAAGTATGGTCAAAAGAGGGAGATGTTATTGAAAATCTTCCAAAAGTTCGTAAAGGAAACATTAAGGCGTGGGTTAATATTATGTATGGTTGTGACAAGTTCTGTACGTATTGTATTGTTCCTTATACACGTGGTAAAGAACGCAGCCGTCGTCCTGAAGAAATTATCCAGGAAGTACGCCATTTAGCTGCACAAGGCTATAAAGAAATTACACTTCTTGGTCAAAATGTTAATGCGTACGGTAAGGATTTTGAGGATATCGAATATGGATTAGGCGATTTAATGGATGAAATTCATAAGATTGACATTCCTCGTATTCGCTTTACTACAAGTCACCCTCGTGACTTTGATGATCATTTAATTGAAGTGTTAGCTAAAGGTGGTAACCTTCTGGATCATATTCATTTACCGGTTCAATCAGGTAGCTCTGAAATATTAAAAATTATGGCTCGTAAATATTCACGTGAGAGCTATTTAGAGCTAGTTCGTAAAATTAAAGAAGCAATGCCTAACGCTTCTTTAACAACAGATATTATTGTTGGTTTCCCAAATGAAACGGAAGAACAATTCGAAGAAACACTTTCCCTTTACCGTGAGGTTGAATTTGATAGTGCTTATACGTTCATCTATTCCCCACGTGAAGGTACACCTGCAGCTAAAATGCAGGATAATGTACCAATGGAGGTTAAGAAAGAACGTCTCCAACGTTTAAACGCAGTTGTAAATGAAACTTCTGCTAAGAAATTAAAGGAATATGAAGGTCAGATTGTGAATGTTCTTGTTGAAGGTGAGAGTAAAAACAATCCAGAGGTTCTTGCAGGCTACACAGAAAAAAGTAAGCTTGTGAACTTTAGAGCACCAAAATCGGCAATTGGTAAAATTGTTAAAGTTAAGATTATAAAAGCTAAAACATGGACGCTAGATGGAGAAATGGTAGAAGAAGCGGTTGAGGTGAAATAATATGACAAAAGTATATACAAAAGACGATATCGTAGTAAAAGCTCGAGAACTTGCACAAATGATTTCAGAATCAAAAGAAGTTGATTTCTTTAAACGAGCGGAAGCTCAGCTAAATGAAAATCAAAAAGTTCGTGAGATGATCGCAAGTATTAAAAGCTTACAAAAACAAGCAGTTAATTTTCAACACTATGGTAAACATGAAGCATTAAAGCAAGTAGAAGAGAAAATTGACAAAATTCAAGGTGAACTTGATGAAATTCCAATTATCCAGGAATTTAAAGATTCACAAATTGAAGTAAACGACTTACTTCAACTAGTTTCTCATACAATTTCTAATAAAGTAACAAATGAAATCATTACTTCAACTGGTGGTGACCTTTTAGCAGGTGAAACTGGTTCGAAAGTAAGAAGCTCTAAAGGCGGCAGCAGCTGTTCATAATTTAAACTTTGGCAATCGGTTAAAAGAACCGATTGCCTTTTTATGTGTCTTTCCTTTGCGATGAAATCACTCCAAGTTTAACAATAAGAGGTTTGATGGATAGCCCTTGAATAAGTAAAGAAAAAAGCACAACACTAAAGGTTAATAATAGTACTGTTTCTTTGCCCTCGAAATCTGGTGAAAGACTTAAAGCTAATGCTATTGATAGACTTCCTTTTAATCCACCCCAATTAATTATATGTTTTTCTTTGCTTGATAAGCCCGATCTAAAAGCTGTACTAGTATAAACAGCTATTGCTCTGCCCACAATGACAATTATGATAGCTAAGAGTATCATTCCCCATTTCTGGCTAAAATCAATATTTCTTATTTCAAGGCCGATCATTAGAAAAATAAGTGAGTTTGCAATCTGGGTGATGCTGTCCCAAAATGTGTTAATATTTGTTTTCGTCTGTTCTGACATCCCAATTTTTGATCCATAGCTTCCAAAAACCAATCCTCCTACAACAACGGCAATAACTCCAGAAACATGAAAATGCTCTGCAATAAAATAACAACCAAAGAATAATAAAATTGAAAACGCCACTTCTAACGGATAATCATCAAAAGGCCTTAAAAATTGGCTGAATATAAAGCCTAATAATAAGCCGACAATTAATCCTCCAACACTAAATTTAAGGAATAATAGGATACCTGCACCAATGCCTGTAATGCCCATTTCTATATAGGATATTAAATAGATGGTTGAAATCTGAAATAGAACAACTGCAATTCCGTCATTTACTAAGGATTCACCTTCGATCGTAATTGCAAGGTTCTTTGGTACACCGAGAGTCTTAAAAATGGACAACACACTTATCGGATCAGTAGCACTCATTAATGCAGCGAATGTAAATGCTACAACTAAAGGTAAACCGATTATGTAGTATGAACCTAAACCAATTAATAAAAACGATAATAATGTCCCTGCAAATGCAAGAGCAAGGATTGGTTTTCGTTGGTTATTTATTAAAGAAAACTCTAGCTTTAACGTTGCATCTCCTAATAAGATAGGTAAAAACAATGAAATAATTATCGCTTGAAACACATTTGATTGTGTAATAAACTGCTCAGCTTCTTCGATAATTGGAATATCTGTTAGACCTAAGATAAGTCCAACAAGCACTAGAGCAATTGAATATGGCTGCTTTACAAGCTTCGCAATAGCTATTACGGCAATTGATATTGCAAGTAATATAAGAATTTGGATAAAAATTTCATTGAATAAGTGCATATCTTCCTCCGGTTTCACATAGATTTTTTTGAACGCTCAACTAAATAATGACTTTTTTACCTTTCCCGTTAAACACGGAAAAATAACATAGTTGAGAGTGAAGTCTAAATTTGTTTTACATGATAAAGGCATTGGAAAGAAACATAGGCAATTATTTTATGGCTTACACATGCACCTTTTTGCTTTTTTAGGCACATATTCTGTCATCCCAGCATACAATGTACTATACGTTACATGTATTGGCGTAACATGTCATAAATTCATTTAATTAATTAGCACATATGTTACTAGCCTAGCATAGGATTAAATGAAGATTCATTGAGGAGGGTATGCTCGAATGTCTGAATACAGAGAGATTATTACAAAAGCAGTTGTTGCAAAAGGACGTAAATTTTCACAATGTACACATACGATTTCACCATCGCAAAAACCTGCGAGCATTTTAGGTGGTTGGATTATTAACCATAACTATGATGCGCATAAGAAAGGTAAAACAGTTGAAGTTGAAGGTACTTATGATATTAATGTTTGGTATTCTTACAACGAAAACACAAAAACTGAAGTTGTTACAGAACGTGTAGATTATGTAGATGTGATTAAGCTTAGATATAAAGATGATAACTTTATTGATGATGAACATGAAGTAATTTGTAAGGCACTTCAACAACCAAACTGTTTAGAAGTAACAATTTCACCAAACGGAAATAAAATTATTGTTCAAGCGGAACGCGAACATCTTGCAGAGGTTATTGGTGAAACTAAAGTTTGTGTACACGTTAATCCAGAAGGCTGCGATGATGATGATTGTTGGGAAGAAGAATTAGAAGATGAGTTTGAAGACTTGAATCCTGAGTTTTTAGTTGGAGATGTAGAAGAGTAACTAGGGGGAAGCAACCTCCTAGTTTTTTTGTTTTCACTTGAGCTTTTAAAATTAGAACAATAAAAACCATAATATATTAATGGTTGTTACGAAAATTTCCAACCTCCTACTTTCACTAGAAATTGTCGATTTATGTTATAATGGAGGATATTGAAAAAAGGCTAATTTTCACCATAGATAAAGATTTTACGAATGGAAAATAACCTATATAGAACGTTAACAGTGGTATTGGAGGATAAACATGGCAACTTACACGCCAATGATACAGCAATATTTAAAGATTAAGGCAGATTATCAAGATGCCTTTTTATTTTTCCGTTTAGGAGATTTTTATGAAATGTTTTTTCAAGATGCTGTTAAGGCATCACAGGAATTAGAAATTACTTTAACAAGCCGTGATGGAGGCGGAGAAGAAAGAATACCAATGTGTGGGGTTCCTTATCATTCTGCTCCTAACTATATCGAACAATTAATTACAAAAGGTTATAAGGTTGCTATTTGCGAGCAAACCGAAGATCCGAAGCAGGCAAAAGGTGTAGTTAGAAGAGAAGTTGTTCAACTTATTACACCAGGTACTGTAATGGATGGAAAAGGAATTCAAGAAAAAGAGAACAATTATATTGCTTCCATAACTGAATTTGATTCTCAATTTGGTTTGGCATTAAGTGATTTAACAACGGGTGAAAACCTTGTTGCATATTGTTCAAGTTTTGATGATTTATTAAACGAAATCTATTCTGTAGGTGCAAAAGAAATTGTGATTTTAAGTGATTTTCAAGAAAACTGGAAAAAGCAGCTTATAGATCGATGTCAAGCAACTTTATCCTATCAAAAAGAATCATCAATTTCAGAACAGTTTTCTTCACTGGTTGAAGAAATAAATGATGAACGGCTAGTTACAACATTTGGTAGACTATTATCCTATTTAGAACGGACTCAAAAACGTAGTTTAGATCACTTGCAAAAACTAAAAGTGTACTATCTTCATGATGCGATGAAGATCGACTTTTTTCAAAAAGAAATCTTGAACTAACAGAAACAATTCGTTCA
This Metabacillus endolithicus DNA region includes the following protein-coding sequences:
- a CDS encoding DNA topoisomerase III — encoded protein: MKIIIAEKPDQASTLCAQFQRVKRDGYFEVKPNELFPEGAFFTWFIGHLTQLSNPEAYKPEWKKWSISMLPIIPERFQYEVTKSKSKQFYIIKQLLNNPNVTEIIHAGDAGREGELIIRNIIHLSGVKKPIKRLWISSLTPAAIQTGFRQLLDDEKTKNLFYEAYSRACADWLVGMNASRIYSLLLKERGMNDVFSAGRVQTPTLALIVKREKEIDSFNPEPFWEVIATFNINGKKYKGKWHKDQQTRVMDKELANKIAAFCTGKPAEIKDLITERKEYQPPMLFNLSSLQATANKAFKFSPKKTLDIVQSLYQKGIVSYPRSDSTYVTEGEAEQFPEILQKLRGFDQYKELFPLPVSTIVKNPRYVNEKKVTDHYAIIPTEQVRDPKKLSSDEEKIYDMIVRRLIAAHYEKAIFDYSTLITLVDGRAEFITKGKQQIQEGWRKVIYQNDKDKDELLPNLKKGDSGHVDKVETKEGKTQPPKRYTEGQLITLMKTAGKYLDNDELEKVLSKVEGLGTEATRAGIITMLKDRKYIDIKRNQVFATDKAKVLIEAVGDHILASPEMTAKWEQRLSEIGEGQASPSVFMEQTKKLSTKIVSDAIDISTSWRFEGLKVESIQRTSSKYSLGKKIGKCKFCDGNVVDKGEFYGCSNYKTNQCRFTISKKILGKKISQTNAQRLLSEGQSNVIKGFKKGDKTFDARLEWKDNKVQFLFEDNNVKK
- a CDS encoding RicAFT regulatory complex protein RicA family protein — protein: MTKVYTKDDIVVKARELAQMISESKEVDFFKRAEAQLNENQKVREMIASIKSLQKQAVNFQHYGKHEALKQVEEKIDKIQGELDEIPIIQEFKDSQIEVNDLLQLVSHTISNKVTNEIITSTGGDLLAGETGSKVRSSKGGSSCS
- a CDS encoding outer spore coat protein CotE — encoded protein: MSEYREIITKAVVAKGRKFSQCTHTISPSQKPASILGGWIINHNYDAHKKGKTVEVEGTYDINVWYSYNENTKTEVVTERVDYVDVIKLRYKDDNFIDDEHEVICKALQQPNCLEVTISPNGNKIIVQAEREHLAEVIGETKVCVHVNPEGCDDDDCWEEELEDEFEDLNPEFLVGDVEE
- the miaB gene encoding tRNA (N6-isopentenyl adenosine(37)-C2)-methylthiotransferase MiaB → MNEQQRKESTQVNPSDKKSEKDYSQYFQAVYMPPSLKDAKKRGKEDVKYDGFSIPEEFKGMGQGRKFYIRTYGCQMNEHDTEVMAGIFMALGYEPTDGVEDANVILLNTCAIRENAENKVFGELGHLKTLKKERPDLLLGVCGCMSQEESVVNRILKVHPFVDMIFGTHNIHRLPQILNEAYLSKEMVVEVWSKEGDVIENLPKVRKGNIKAWVNIMYGCDKFCTYCIVPYTRGKERSRRPEEIIQEVRHLAAQGYKEITLLGQNVNAYGKDFEDIEYGLGDLMDEIHKIDIPRIRFTTSHPRDFDDHLIEVLAKGGNLLDHIHLPVQSGSSEILKIMARKYSRESYLELVRKIKEAMPNASLTTDIIVGFPNETEEQFEETLSLYREVEFDSAYTFIYSPREGTPAAKMQDNVPMEVKKERLQRLNAVVNETSAKKLKEYEGQIVNVLVEGESKNNPEVLAGYTEKSKLVNFRAPKSAIGKIVKVKIIKAKTWTLDGEMVEEAVEVK
- a CDS encoding glycine C-acetyltransferase → MNSFEFLQSELEEMKKEGTFRQLTPLESDQSARVVINGKKVIQLSSNNYLGLTSHPRLRTAALKAVENYGAGTGSVRTIAGTFTMHKDLEEKLAQFKHTESSLVFQSGFTTNQGVLSSILTSEDVVISDELNHASIIDGIRLTKAARKVYKHVDMFDLERALKESENYRVRVIVTDGVFSMDGNIAPLPGIVELAEKYDALVMVDDAHASGVLGENGRGTVNHFGLDGRVHIQVGTLSKAIGVLGGYVAGPRTLIDYLIHKGRPFLFSTSHPPAVTAACIEAIKVLVDEPQLINRLWENTRFFKDGLAKLGFNTGNSETPITPIIVGDEALAHSFSDKLLEYGVFAQGIAFPTVAKGHARVRTIVTAEHSIEDLEEALNVFEKAGKELKII
- the tdh gene encoding L-threonine 3-dehydrogenase, with product MNGKMKALVKHHKGYGAQLEMVAIPQISENEVLIKVKATSICGTDVHIYKWDEWSASRVNPPYIFGHEFSGEVVEIGERVTNVKVGDSVSAETHLVCGKCPQCLTGKAHICKDTKIIGVDTGGCFAEFVALPSTNLWKNPKDMPYDIASIQEPMGNAVHTVLAGDVIGKAVAVIGCGPIGIMAVGIAKAAGAAQVIAVDINEYRLQLAKQLGATTIVNSKCQDPLRVVNDLTDGHGVEVVCEMSGHPVAINQGFKMVTNGGRVSILSLPTKPVEFDVTNDIVFKGITIQGITGRKMFETWKQVSALIHSGQVNVKPLITHRFPLEQYEKGFDLMMDGNCGKVVLHP
- a CDS encoding cation:proton antiporter, which gives rise to MHLFNEIFIQILILLAISIAVIAIAKLVKQPYSIALVLVGLILGLTDIPIIEEAEQFITQSNVFQAIIISLFLPILLGDATLKLEFSLINNQRKPILALAFAGTLLSFLLIGLGSYYIIGLPLVVAFTFAALMSATDPISVLSIFKTLGVPKNLAITIEGESLVNDGIAVVLFQISTIYLISYIEMGITGIGAGILLFLKFSVGGLIVGLLLGFIFSQFLRPFDDYPLEVAFSILLFFGCYFIAEHFHVSGVIAVVVGGLVFGSYGSKIGMSEQTKTNINTFWDSITQIANSLIFLMIGLEIRNIDFSQKWGMILLAIIIVIVGRAIAVYTSTAFRSGLSSKEKHIINWGGLKGSLSIALALSLSPDFEGKETVLLLTFSVVLFSLLIQGLSIKPLIVKLGVISSQRKDT